Proteins from a single region of Parasedimentitalea psychrophila:
- a CDS encoding cytochrome c-type biogenesis protein, whose product MINSWKIWVAALAVMLSLIGSAWAVQPDEVLDDPALEARARELSKDLRCLVCRNESIDESNADLARDLRVLLRERLVAGDSDTEAMEFIVDRFGEYVLLRPTTSGANWLLWAAGPGMLIMAMIMAGLYVRGRAAPSKSSDAGLTGAEQARLKELMDE is encoded by the coding sequence ATGATCAATAGCTGGAAAATCTGGGTCGCTGCCTTGGCTGTGATGCTGAGCCTGATTGGCTCGGCCTGGGCGGTGCAACCGGACGAGGTGCTGGACGATCCGGCGCTTGAAGCGCGGGCACGGGAGCTGTCCAAAGATCTGCGCTGTCTGGTGTGCCGCAATGAAAGCATTGATGAAAGCAACGCCGACCTGGCCCGCGATTTGCGTGTCCTGCTGCGAGAACGTCTGGTGGCTGGCGACAGCGACACAGAGGCTATGGAGTTTATCGTCGACCGGTTCGGTGAATATGTGCTGCTGCGGCCGACAACAAGTGGCGCCAATTGGCTGCTGTGGGCGGCGGGTCCAGGGATGCTGATTATGGCGATGATTATGGCCGGGCTCTATGTGCGCGGGCGCGCGGCCCCATCAAAATCCTCCGATGCGGGGTTGACCGGGGCCGAGCAGGCCCGGCTTAAGGAACTGATGGACGAGTGA
- a CDS encoding heme lyase CcmF/NrfE family subunit, producing MITELGHFALILAFLIAIVQMVVPLIGAHMRWPGWMAVAEPAAQAQFLFTAFSFGALTWAFVTSDFSLKLVVENSHSAKPMLYKISGTWGNHEGSMLLWVLIVSLFGAVASVFGDGLPPTLKARVLAVQASIGVAFFAFLLFTSNPFLRMVVPPFDGQDLNPLLQDPGLAFHPPFLYLGYVGLSMAFSFAIAALIEGRVDAAWGRWVRPWTLAAWVFLTIGIALGSWWAYYELGWGGFWFWDPVENASFMPWILATALLHSAIVVEKRESLKSWTILLAILAFSFSLVGTFIVRSGLLTSVHAFATDPVRGVFILYILAIFTGGALTLFATRAQAMEAKGVFGVVSRESMLVVNNVLLAVSCFVVFFGTLWPIVAELAFDRKLSVGPPFFNAAFTPFMVVLGLVMPVGAMLPWKRGRLGRAAWTLRYVFVLAVALGVTAWAMQSGRSVLGPVGLFLGSWMVFGAAVDLWSRTGRSGVAGRLARLVRLPRADWGKTLAHGGLGITMFAIAGLTAWEEEDIRVAYIDQPFEVGAYSLTLEGVARSRGPNYYATTGTVRVTKAGQLVAMMKPEKRNYPVTRMPTTEAAIDFRFLRDLYVVVGDQQADGGWVIRTYIKPLANWIWGGCLLMALGGLLSLSDRRYRVAVGARKSRMTGVAAE from the coding sequence ATGATTACAGAACTCGGACACTTCGCCCTCATCCTCGCCTTTTTGATTGCTATCGTGCAGATGGTGGTGCCGCTGATTGGTGCCCATATGCGATGGCCGGGATGGATGGCGGTTGCCGAGCCGGCCGCACAGGCGCAGTTCCTGTTTACCGCCTTTTCCTTTGGCGCCCTGACCTGGGCCTTTGTGACCTCTGATTTCTCGCTGAAGCTGGTGGTGGAAAACAGCCATTCGGCCAAGCCCATGCTGTATAAAATCAGCGGTACATGGGGCAACCATGAGGGCTCGATGTTGCTGTGGGTGCTGATCGTTTCGCTGTTTGGCGCGGTTGCCTCGGTGTTTGGCGACGGTTTGCCGCCAACCCTGAAGGCGCGCGTGCTGGCGGTGCAGGCCTCGATCGGGGTGGCGTTTTTTGCCTTTCTTCTGTTCACCTCGAACCCGTTTTTGCGCATGGTGGTGCCACCGTTTGATGGCCAGGATCTGAACCCGCTGCTGCAGGATCCGGGCCTGGCCTTTCACCCGCCGTTTTTGTACCTCGGCTATGTGGGGCTGAGCATGGCGTTTTCCTTTGCCATTGCCGCCCTGATTGAAGGCCGCGTTGATGCGGCCTGGGGGCGCTGGGTGCGGCCCTGGACCCTGGCGGCCTGGGTCTTCTTGACCATCGGCATCGCTCTGGGCAGCTGGTGGGCTTATTACGAGCTGGGCTGGGGCGGCTTCTGGTTCTGGGATCCGGTTGAGAATGCATCCTTCATGCCGTGGATTCTGGCCACTGCGCTGCTGCACAGTGCGATTGTGGTCGAAAAGCGCGAGTCGCTGAAAAGTTGGACAATTCTGCTGGCGATCCTGGCCTTCAGCTTCTCTCTGGTGGGTACGTTTATCGTACGATCCGGATTGCTGACCTCGGTGCATGCCTTTGCCACGGACCCGGTGCGCGGGGTGTTTATCCTGTATATCCTGGCGATCTTTACCGGTGGTGCGCTGACGCTGTTTGCCACCCGTGCGCAGGCGATGGAGGCCAAGGGGGTGTTTGGCGTGGTTAGCCGCGAGAGCATGCTGGTGGTCAATAACGTGCTGCTGGCCGTCAGCTGTTTTGTGGTGTTCTTTGGCACTCTGTGGCCGATTGTGGCCGAACTGGCCTTTGATCGGAAGCTCAGCGTCGGGCCGCCTTTCTTCAACGCCGCCTTTACGCCCTTTATGGTGGTGCTGGGGCTGGTGATGCCGGTGGGAGCCATGTTGCCGTGGAAGCGGGGCAGGCTGGGCCGTGCGGCCTGGACCCTGCGTTATGTGTTTGTGCTGGCGGTTGCCCTGGGTGTCACCGCCTGGGCGATGCAGTCGGGGCGCTCGGTGCTGGGGCCGGTGGGGTTGTTCCTGGGGTCTTGGATGGTGTTTGGCGCCGCTGTTGATCTGTGGTCGCGCACCGGACGATCCGGTGTGGCCGGGCGGCTGGCGCGGCTTGTGCGCTTGCCGCGGGCCGATTGGGGCAAGACGCTGGCACACGGTGGTCTTGGCATCACCATGTTTGCCATTGCCGGGCTGACCGCCTGGGAGGAAGAGGATATCCGGGTGGCCTATATCGACCAGCCGTTTGAGGTTGGTGCCTATAGTTTGACGCTGGAAGGTGTCGCCCGCAGTCGTGGGCCGAACTACTACGCAACAACTGGCACTGTGCGGGTGACCAAAGCCGGGCAGCTGGTGGCCATGATGAAACCCGAGAAACGCAATTACCCGGTGACGCGGATGCCAACCACCGAAGCGGCTATTGATTTCCGTTTCCTGCGGGATCTCTATGTGGTGGTTGGTGATCAGCAAGCTGACGGTGGCTGGGTCATCCGGACCTATATCAAACCGCTGGCCAACTGGATCTGGGGCGGCTGTTTGCTGATGGCACTGGGTGGTTTGCTGTCGCTCAGTGATCGCCGGTACCGGGTTGCTGTTGGCGCCCGTAAGTCACGGATGACGGGGGTGGCTGCGGAATGA
- a CDS encoding 3TM-type holin, with product MGLISEVLSVIFGSNRNVLRETVEVLRENSEAGAGRGHDREMAALAQMQAEFSVAQRGRFDRLMDAVNRMPRPALALGTLGLMVSAMADPVWFAQRMQGIALVPEPLWWLLGVVVSFYFGARQQVKSQQLQSDMAQILARAPQVVRNISALRGLAEGPMDNAATQGVATDEIAVVTPGENPALDHWTNTHRGGTE from the coding sequence ATGGGGCTGATATCTGAAGTCTTGAGTGTAATTTTTGGGAGCAACCGCAATGTGTTGCGTGAAACTGTTGAAGTGCTTCGGGAGAATTCAGAAGCGGGTGCAGGTCGCGGCCATGACCGAGAGATGGCTGCTCTGGCACAGATGCAGGCTGAATTTTCGGTGGCGCAAAGGGGCCGATTTGATCGGCTGATGGATGCGGTGAACCGAATGCCGCGACCGGCTCTGGCGCTGGGGACCCTGGGGTTGATGGTGTCGGCGATGGCGGATCCGGTGTGGTTTGCGCAGCGAATGCAGGGAATTGCGCTGGTGCCAGAGCCATTGTGGTGGTTGTTGGGGGTTGTGGTGTCGTTCTACTTTGGGGCGCGACAACAGGTGAAAAGTCAGCAATTGCAAAGCGATATGGCGCAAATTCTGGCGCGAGCCCCGCAGGTGGTCAGAAACATCTCGGCGCTGCGCGGGCTGGCTGAGGGACCTATGGACAATGCGGCAACGCAGGGCGTTGCTACGGATGAAATTGCAGTGGTCACGCCGGGGGAAAACCCGGCGCTTGATCACTGGACCAACACCCACCGGGGAGGGACGGAATAA
- a CDS encoding holin-associated N-acetylmuramidase, which produces MPTVQQIAEDIVAREGGFVNDPDDPGGATNHGVTLATMQRLGLDLTRDGRIGVADVQALSRAQAVDIFVKHYFAAPQICDLPAELQPSVFDMYVNAGANAVKILQRLLRDMGYDVAVDGVIGPQTEAAARAAGAVDTMALRDAYGVARRNYYFRLADRRVASRKYARSKAGGKGGWIRRAEAFLSPCYHLSDLGFRARVAAWG; this is translated from the coding sequence ATGCCAACTGTGCAGCAGATTGCTGAGGATATTGTCGCCCGTGAAGGCGGCTTTGTGAACGACCCTGATGATCCGGGCGGTGCCACCAATCATGGGGTGACGCTGGCGACGATGCAGCGATTGGGGCTGGATCTGACACGAGATGGCCGCATTGGGGTGGCGGATGTGCAGGCTCTGAGCCGGGCCCAGGCGGTGGATATATTTGTGAAGCATTATTTTGCCGCGCCACAGATCTGTGATCTTCCGGCTGAGCTGCAACCTTCGGTGTTCGACATGTATGTAAATGCCGGCGCCAATGCGGTGAAGATCCTGCAGCGGCTGTTGCGTGACATGGGCTATGATGTTGCCGTGGACGGCGTGATCGGACCGCAGACAGAGGCGGCGGCCCGGGCGGCTGGCGCGGTGGATACGATGGCGTTGCGGGACGCCTATGGGGTGGCGCGGCGCAACTACTATTTCCGGCTGGCGGATCGTCGGGTCGCCAGCCGGAAATATGCCCGCTCAAAGGCGGGGGGCAAAGGCGGCTGGATTCGCCGCGCCGAAGCGTTTCTGTCGCCCTGTTATCATCTGAGCGATCTGGGTTTTCGGGCGCGGGTGGCAGCATGGGGCTGA
- the ccmE gene encoding cytochrome c maturation protein CcmE, with protein sequence MKTLKKRRRVQIIVVSVVTLALATGLIGWALQDGINFFRAPSEVIAQPPLASEVFRIGGLVEEGTLVKGQGKVVTFSVTDGGASVPVSYTGVLPDLFEENQGMIGTGNYIDGVFVATEILAKHDESYMPREVVDALKEQGVYVDPDS encoded by the coding sequence ATGAAAACACTGAAAAAGCGGCGGCGGGTGCAGATTATTGTGGTGTCGGTGGTGACTCTGGCGCTGGCCACCGGGCTGATCGGCTGGGCCCTGCAGGATGGTATCAACTTTTTTCGCGCACCCAGCGAAGTGATTGCCCAGCCGCCGCTGGCCAGTGAAGTCTTTCGAATTGGCGGTCTGGTCGAAGAGGGAACGCTGGTCAAGGGACAAGGCAAGGTGGTGACATTTTCGGTCACCGATGGTGGGGCCTCGGTTCCGGTGTCATATACCGGTGTTTTGCCGGACCTGTTTGAAGAGAACCAGGGGATGATCGGCACTGGAAACTACATCGATGGTGTGTTTGTGGCCACTGAAATTCTTGCCAAACATGACGAGAGCTATATGCCGAGAGAGGTTGTCGATGCGCTGAAAGAGCAGGGTGTTTACGTCGATCCCGACAGTTGA
- the argC gene encoding N-acetyl-gamma-glutamyl-phosphate reductase, with product MAHKIAILGASGYTGAELVRLISQHPGLEIVALSADRKAGMEMAQVFPHLRHLALPTLCKINEIDFSQVDLCFCALPHKTSQQVISALPDTLKIVDLSADFRLRDPADYEAWYGNPHAAPELQKEAVYGLTEFYRAEIAAARLVAGTGCNAAAGQFALRPLIAAGVIDLDDIILDLKCAVSGAGRSLKEGLLHAELSEGYNAYAVGGSHRHLGEFDQEFSTIAGRPVQIQFTPHLMPANRGILATAYVKGDAQEIYSTFAAAYADEPFLDLLPFGEVPSTHHVRGSNFCHIGVSADRIEGRTIIIAALDNLTKGSSGQALQNANLMLGEDETTGLMMAPLFP from the coding sequence ATGGCCCATAAAATAGCTATTCTGGGCGCCAGTGGTTATACTGGTGCCGAACTGGTGCGGTTGATTTCGCAGCATCCGGGTCTGGAGATCGTTGCCCTGTCAGCCGACCGAAAGGCGGGTATGGAAATGGCGCAAGTCTTTCCTCATCTGCGGCACCTTGCGCTGCCAACTCTTTGTAAAATCAATGAAATTGACTTCTCTCAAGTCGATCTGTGTTTTTGTGCCCTGCCGCATAAAACCAGTCAGCAGGTGATCTCGGCACTGCCGGACACCCTGAAAATCGTCGATCTGTCAGCAGATTTCCGTCTGCGGGATCCAGCCGACTACGAGGCATGGTACGGCAACCCGCACGCGGCGCCAGAGCTGCAGAAAGAGGCGGTTTACGGGCTGACCGAGTTTTATCGCGCGGAGATTGCCGCGGCGCGTCTGGTTGCAGGCACTGGCTGCAATGCGGCAGCTGGGCAGTTTGCCCTGCGGCCCTTGATCGCCGCCGGAGTGATTGATCTGGATGATATCATTCTGGATCTGAAATGCGCGGTGTCCGGGGCTGGCCGCTCGCTAAAAGAGGGCCTGCTGCATGCTGAGCTGAGCGAAGGCTATAATGCCTATGCCGTGGGCGGCAGTCACCGGCATCTGGGTGAGTTTGATCAGGAGTTTTCCACCATCGCCGGGCGTCCGGTTCAGATTCAATTCACGCCACATCTGATGCCCGCCAACCGGGGCATTCTGGCGACGGCCTATGTCAAAGGCGATGCGCAGGAAATTTACTCCACCTTTGCGGCAGCCTATGCGGATGAGCCCTTTCTTGACCTGCTGCCGTTTGGCGAAGTGCCCAGTACCCATCACGTACGCGGCTCAAACTTTTGCCATATCGGTGTCTCGGCGGACCGGATCGAGGGCCGGACCATCATCATCGCAGCATTGGATAACCTGACAAAAGGTAGCAGCGGTCAGGCCTTGCAGAATGCCAACCTGATGTTAGGTGAAGATGAAACAACGGGGCTGATGATGGCTCCGCTTTTCCCGTGA
- a CDS encoding glutamate racemase — MAVGIFDSGLGGLTVLNAAQQRLPDVDFLYYGDNARAPYGVRDAEDVFQLTRGAVETMWSHGCDLVILACNTASAAALRRLQEGGLPPGKRVLGVFVPLIEALTERQWGDNSPPREVEVKHVALFATPATVASRAFQRELAFRAIGVDVEAQSCGGVVDAIEDGDEILAEALVRSHVEALKRKMPEPQAAILGCTHYPLMEACFQKALGPDVKVFSQGDLVAESLAHYLDRHPDMMGSGPAGFLTSGDAARVSDRATQFLRREITFAAA, encoded by the coding sequence ATGGCAGTTGGTATCTTTGATTCCGGATTGGGCGGCCTGACCGTCCTGAACGCCGCGCAGCAGCGGCTGCCCGATGTTGACTTTCTCTATTATGGCGATAATGCCCGTGCGCCTTACGGGGTGCGGGACGCCGAGGATGTCTTTCAGCTGACCAGAGGCGCGGTTGAAACCATGTGGTCGCATGGCTGTGATTTGGTGATTCTGGCCTGCAATACCGCCAGTGCCGCGGCGCTGCGGCGCTTGCAAGAGGGCGGCTTGCCGCCGGGCAAACGGGTGCTGGGGGTCTTTGTGCCGCTGATCGAGGCGCTGACCGAGCGCCAATGGGGCGACAATTCGCCACCGCGCGAAGTTGAAGTCAAACATGTTGCGCTGTTTGCCACGCCGGCAACCGTCGCCAGCCGGGCTTTTCAGCGCGAACTGGCGTTTCGGGCCATTGGTGTGGACGTCGAGGCGCAGAGCTGTGGCGGGGTGGTGGATGCCATTGAGGACGGCGATGAGATCCTGGCAGAGGCCTTGGTGCGCAGCCATGTGGAGGCGCTGAAGCGCAAGATGCCCGAGCCGCAGGCCGCCATCCTGGGCTGCACCCATTATCCGCTGATGGAAGCCTGTTTTCAAAAGGCGCTCGGGCCGGATGTGAAGGTATTCAGTCAGGGTGATCTGGTGGCTGAAAGCCTGGCCCATTATCTGGATCGTCACCCCGACATGATGGGCAGCGGGCCGGCTGGGTTTCTGACCAGTGGTGACGCCGCCCGGGTGAGTGATCGCGCGACCCAGTTTCTGCGACGAGAAATCACTTTTGCCGCCGCATGA
- a CDS encoding indolepyruvate ferredoxin oxidoreductase family protein gives MSKQDISLNDKYDLEKSSVMLNGTQALVRLMLTQKLRDTAAGLNTAGLVTGYRGSPLGSVDTMMVRAEKQLKAADVTFQYGLNEDLAATALWGSQQAEVRGEGKYDGVFGLWYGKGPGVDRSGDVIRHANMAGSSKHGGVLMAMGDDHTGESSTVLHQSEWSLMDSYLPIVSPAGVQEILDYGIYGIALSRFSGLWVGLKTMKDTIEVTSVVDGDPTRVQLVTPEFEMPTDGLNIRLADDRFQQEDRLIDHKRFAAEAFSHANKMDKRIWGQRGAKIGFVAAGKNWLDLTHALSLLNIDENTAERLGITTYKIGQTFPLDMKGFHDWAEGLDLIVVVEEKRKLIEVQIKEAIFDDRRGRRVYGWHKGGGAGSMHGEELFPTRYALDPIMIAEKLGQILIEEGRETDAIHAGLAALDQARQADNAEEITSRLPYFCSGCPHNSSTKLPEGSRAYAGIGCHFMVQWMDRETTGFTHMGGEGVNWIGEAPFSKRPHVFQNLGDGTYNHSGVQAIRAALAEGTTMTYKILYNDAVAMTGGQGNEGGLDAPRIARELLAMGVKTMAVVYDEKEDVSASQFPAGMRMHERSELMSIQREFEQVEGVSAILYIQTCAAEKRRRRKRGLFPDPDQRVFINTDVCEGCGDCGIQSNCVSIVPAETELGRKRAIDQSSCNKDFSCLSGFCPSFLTIEGGTPRKNATAELELPELPQPVLPTIDGTFNVVITGVGGTGVVTLGAVLAQAAQIDGKGAGMMEMAGLAQKGGAVHIHCRLANHPEDISAIRVATGEAHALIGGDLVVSAGAKTLGLATTGRTGAVVNSHEIITGDFTRDTNFKIPSDRLQLALKARLRDRLDLFDATDLAKATLGDSIFSNMMVFGAAWQRGLIPLSLDALTQAITLNGTAVARNLRAFDIGRWAVLFPVEAAQLSQSKLAQLPVSLDDKIAYRSTQLVAYQGPRLAKRYGKLLDGISDPALKEAVAKGYHKVLAYKDEYEVARLLLDSRAKAEVEFEGDFKLSYNLAPPVLGGKDANGRPRKRKFGPRMLPLLRLLARLKPLRGTPLDVFGYTADRKMERALIKQYEADMKTWLPKASPELLEPLIALSELPLQITGFGPVKHAAVQKAAKRREELLAVLAQGGAQIGKAAE, from the coding sequence ATGAGCAAGCAGGATATTTCGCTTAATGATAAATATGACCTAGAGAAATCCTCGGTCATGTTGAACGGCACCCAGGCCCTGGTGCGGTTGATGCTGACGCAAAAATTGCGCGACACCGCCGCCGGGCTAAACACTGCGGGTCTGGTCACCGGCTACCGGGGCTCGCCGCTGGGGTCCGTCGACACCATGATGGTCCGTGCCGAAAAGCAGCTGAAGGCTGCGGATGTGACCTTCCAGTACGGTCTGAACGAAGACCTCGCGGCGACCGCTCTCTGGGGCAGTCAGCAGGCTGAGGTGCGCGGCGAAGGCAAATACGACGGTGTGTTTGGCCTGTGGTACGGCAAGGGTCCGGGGGTTGACCGTTCGGGCGATGTCATTCGTCACGCCAATATGGCGGGCAGCTCCAAACATGGCGGCGTGCTGATGGCCATGGGCGATGATCACACCGGTGAGTCCTCGACCGTTTTGCACCAGTCGGAATGGTCTCTGATGGATTCCTATCTGCCGATTGTCAGCCCGGCGGGCGTGCAGGAGATCCTCGACTATGGTATTTATGGCATCGCGCTCAGCCGGTTTTCGGGTCTCTGGGTTGGCCTGAAGACAATGAAAGACACCATCGAGGTCACCTCGGTTGTGGATGGCGACCCTACCCGGGTGCAGCTGGTGACGCCCGAGTTTGAAATGCCAACCGACGGGCTCAATATCCGGCTTGCCGATGACCGCTTCCAGCAGGAAGACCGCCTGATTGACCACAAACGCTTTGCCGCCGAGGCGTTCTCCCATGCCAATAAGATGGACAAGCGGATCTGGGGCCAGCGCGGTGCCAAAATCGGCTTTGTCGCAGCCGGCAAGAACTGGCTGGACCTGACCCACGCACTATCGCTGCTCAATATCGACGAGAACACCGCCGAACGGCTGGGGATCACCACCTATAAAATCGGCCAGACCTTCCCGCTGGATATGAAGGGTTTTCACGATTGGGCCGAAGGGCTGGACCTGATCGTTGTGGTCGAAGAAAAACGCAAGCTGATCGAGGTGCAGATCAAAGAAGCCATCTTTGACGACCGTCGTGGCCGACGGGTCTATGGCTGGCACAAGGGCGGCGGTGCGGGCTCAATGCACGGCGAAGAGCTGTTCCCAACCCGCTACGCGCTGGACCCGATCATGATCGCCGAGAAGCTGGGCCAGATCCTGATCGAAGAGGGCCGCGAAACCGATGCGATTCACGCCGGTCTGGCGGCGCTGGACCAGGCCCGCCAGGCTGACAACGCCGAAGAAATCACCTCGCGGCTGCCGTATTTCTGTTCCGGCTGCCCGCATAACTCCTCCACCAAACTGCCCGAAGGCTCGCGTGCCTATGCCGGCATCGGCTGCCATTTCATGGTGCAGTGGATGGACCGCGAAACCACCGGGTTCACCCATATGGGCGGCGAGGGTGTCAACTGGATCGGTGAGGCACCATTTTCCAAGCGGCCGCATGTGTTCCAGAACCTCGGCGATGGCACCTACAACCACTCAGGCGTGCAGGCAATCCGTGCTGCATTGGCTGAGGGCACCACCATGACCTACAAGATCCTGTATAACGACGCGGTTGCGATGACCGGCGGCCAAGGCAACGAGGGCGGTCTGGATGCCCCCCGCATCGCTCGCGAACTGCTGGCCATGGGGGTCAAAACCATGGCGGTGGTCTATGATGAAAAAGAAGATGTGAGTGCCAGCCAGTTCCCCGCAGGTATGCGGATGCATGAACGCAGCGAGCTGATGAGCATTCAGCGCGAGTTCGAACAGGTCGAAGGCGTCTCGGCGATCCTGTATATTCAGACCTGTGCCGCCGAAAAGCGCCGTCGCCGCAAGCGCGGATTGTTCCCGGACCCGGATCAGCGGGTGTTCATCAACACCGATGTCTGCGAAGGCTGCGGCGATTGCGGTATCCAGTCAAACTGCGTGTCAATTGTGCCGGCCGAAACCGAACTGGGCCGCAAGCGGGCGATTGATCAGTCCTCCTGCAACAAAGATTTCTCATGTCTGAGCGGCTTCTGCCCCTCTTTCCTGACAATCGAGGGCGGCACCCCACGCAAAAATGCTACTGCTGAACTGGAGCTGCCAGAGCTGCCACAGCCTGTGCTGCCGACAATTGACGGCACCTTCAACGTGGTCATTACCGGCGTTGGCGGCACCGGTGTCGTCACCCTTGGAGCGGTGCTGGCCCAGGCGGCGCAGATTGACGGCAAAGGTGCCGGCATGATGGAAATGGCCGGTCTGGCGCAAAAGGGCGGCGCCGTTCACATCCATTGCCGTCTGGCCAACCACCCCGAAGATATCAGCGCCATTCGAGTGGCCACAGGCGAGGCCCACGCGCTGATCGGCGGCGATCTGGTGGTCAGTGCCGGCGCCAAGACGCTTGGTCTGGCCACCACCGGGCGCACCGGTGCGGTGGTCAACAGCCACGAGATCATCACCGGTGATTTCACCCGCGACACCAATTTCAAAATCCCCTCGGACCGGCTGCAACTGGCGCTCAAAGCGCGGCTGCGGGATCGCCTTGATCTGTTCGACGCCACTGATTTGGCCAAGGCAACACTGGGCGATTCGATTTTCTCCAACATGATGGTGTTTGGCGCCGCCTGGCAGCGCGGCTTGATCCCGTTGAGCCTCGATGCGCTGACCCAGGCGATCACCTTGAATGGCACTGCGGTCGCGCGCAACCTGCGGGCCTTTGACATTGGCCGCTGGGCGGTGCTGTTCCCGGTTGAGGCCGCACAGCTGAGCCAGTCGAAATTGGCGCAATTGCCGGTGAGTTTGGACGACAAAATAGCCTATCGCAGCACCCAATTGGTGGCTTATCAGGGGCCCAGACTGGCCAAGCGTTATGGCAAGCTGCTGGACGGGATCAGCGACCCAGCCCTGAAAGAGGCGGTCGCCAAGGGTTATCACAAAGTGCTGGCCTATAAGGATGAGTATGAGGTCGCCCGGCTGCTGCTGGACAGCCGCGCCAAGGCCGAGGTGGAGTTTGAGGGGGATTTCAAACTGTCCTACAATCTTGCGCCGCCGGTTTTGGGTGGAAAAGATGCCAATGGCCGCCCCAGAAAACGCAAATTCGGCCCCCGCATGCTGCCGCTGCTGCGCCTGTTGGCGCGGTTGAAACCGCTGCGAGGCACGCCACTGGACGTGTTTGGCTATACCGCTGATCGCAAAATGGAACGCGCCCTGATCAAGCAATATGAGGCGGATATGAAGACCTGGTTGCCCAAAGCCAGTCCCGAACTGCTGGAGCCGCTCATCGCCTTGTCAGAGCTGCCATTGCAGATCACCGGATTTGGGCCGGTCAAACATGCAGCCGTACAAAAAGCCGCCAAACGACGTGAGGAGCTGCTGGCTGTGCTGGCACAGGGCGGCGCTCAGATCGGCAAGGCGGCAGAATAA
- a CDS encoding LysR family transcriptional regulator, with the protein MDWDKLRIFHAVADAGSLTHAGDKLNLSQSAVSRQIRALEESLSATLFHRHARGLILTEQGELLFDATAAMSKRLETASARIRDSDEEVFGELRVTTTFGFGTLWLAPRLTKLYEQYPNLKIDLMLEERVLDLPMREADVAIRMKEPSQADLIRKRLMTVKMQLYASRAYLERNGTPEELSDMSKHRLICQNPRSPQVGTAASLVQNLMTHNPASLLTVNNYFGVLQGVLHDLGIGVLPDYVTEDFPDLVQIFQHKYSTDVPVYLAYPEELRHSRRISAFRDFVQNEIIAHRKHLKELGKI; encoded by the coding sequence ATGGATTGGGACAAGCTTAGAATATTTCACGCGGTGGCTGATGCCGGCAGTCTTACCCATGCCGGTGACAAGTTGAACCTGTCACAATCGGCCGTCAGTCGGCAGATTCGCGCTTTGGAGGAAAGCCTGAGTGCAACGCTGTTTCACCGCCATGCGCGTGGGCTGATACTCACCGAACAGGGCGAGTTGCTGTTCGATGCGACCGCGGCGATGTCGAAACGGCTGGAAACCGCCTCGGCGCGGATTCGCGATAGCGATGAAGAGGTGTTTGGCGAGTTGCGGGTCACCACCACATTTGGCTTTGGCACCCTATGGCTGGCGCCGCGTCTGACCAAGCTCTACGAGCAATACCCAAACCTGAAAATCGACCTCATGCTGGAAGAGCGTGTGCTGGATCTGCCGATGCGCGAAGCCGATGTAGCGATTCGCATGAAAGAGCCCAGCCAGGCTGATTTGATTCGAAAACGCCTGATGACCGTCAAAATGCAGCTCTATGCTTCGCGCGCCTATCTTGAACGCAACGGCACCCCCGAAGAACTCAGCGACATGTCGAAGCACCGGTTGATCTGTCAGAACCCACGGTCACCGCAAGTTGGGACGGCCGCCAGTCTGGTGCAGAATTTGATGACACATAACCCTGCATCCCTGCTGACTGTGAACAATTATTTCGGTGTGCTGCAAGGGGTTTTACACGACCTCGGTATCGGCGTATTGCCGGATTATGTCACCGAGGATTTCCCCGATCTGGTGCAGATATTCCAACACAAATATTCCACTGACGTCCCTGTATACTTAGCTTATCCAGAGGAATTGCGTCATTCTCGACGGATTTCAGCCTTCCGTGATTTTGTGCAGAATGAGATCATTGCCCACCGCAAACATCTAAAAGAGCTGGGCAAAATATGA